AATTAACTGCAAAATTTAAAGCACAATACATGCGAGTATATAGAGTATTGcaataatttaaacatgatgcaagttccctttggaccatgaaaggttATCTTTGGACAGtgaagatgacgtccttagaccatgatgtcccggGCTATGAATTGTGTggtaagggattcgcaggccatgaaatgatgttctgaggCAATGAGAATGAttcctctgaaccatgatgcctttgaataatggtgtgcagtattgagagatcctcaggccatgaaatgatatcttcgggctatgaggatgatgccttcggactatgacgcctttggacaagttgACTATACATTAGCCCATGAAGTCCAGAGACATGATACAAAGGGTAATATCAAGGCAATGCTTTGTCTCGTGCAGAGTTTTGGGGCAGATCTTAGCCCCGAGAGAAGAAGGTAATGCAAAGTTTTAGAATAGAGCAAAAATTATGCAgggggagacaatgcttagtcccatgagaaggcagtgctttgccttatgcaaatagggaggcagggcttagcctcatgcaagatttgagattgggcttagtcttatgcatcgggaaggcagtgcttagccttatgcaaatagggaggcagggcttagcctcatgcaaggtttgaaacaaggattagtctcatgcaaagagaaggcagtgcttagccttatgcaaatagggaagcagggcttagcctcatccaagatttgagacagggcttagtctcatacaaagagaaggcaatgcttagccttatgcaaatgcggaggcagggcttagcctcatgcaagatttgagacaagtcttagtctcatgcaaagagaaggaaatgcttagccttaggCAAATGTgaaggtagggcttagcctcatgcaagattcgaaacaagtcttagtctcatgcaaagagaaggaaatgcttagccttatgcaaatgctgaggcagggcttagcctcatacaagatttgagacaagtcgtagtctcatgcaaagagaaggcaatgcttagccttatgcaaatgtggaggcagggcttagcctcatgcaagatttgagacaaggcttagtctcatgcaaaaagaaggcaatgcttagccttatgcaaatgcgaaggcaggtcttagcctcatgcaagattcgagacaaggcttagtctcatgcaagagaaggcaatgcttagccttatgaaaatgtggaggcatggcttagactcatgcaagattcgagacaaggcttagtcccatgcaaagagaaggcaatgcttagccttatgcaaattcggaggtagggcttagcctcatgcaagatttgagacaaggcttagtctcatgcaaagataaggcaatgcttagctttatgaaaatgtggaggcaaggcttagcctcatgcaagatttgaaacaaggcttagtctcatgcaaaaagaaggcaatgcttagccttatgaaaatgcggaggcaggtcttagcctcatgcaagattcgagacaatgcttagtctcatgcaaagagaaggcaatgcttagccttatgcaatgaacaagtaacaaataggagtagaatatttcttagctggaagTATATTTGCATCTCGTGGCCTGATTGTTACAAGGATAGTGACTTTGATATGTGTATATTTGTGAATACTCCTGTTATGTTCACTGTGCCTGCATCCAaataaaaatcgtgagttttgtaggaGGAGGTTGGTTTGTGCCCCTATCTGCTTGtttgctttgctttgctctggAGCCCCTGTTCGAGTTGTCCTGGGTAACGCCTGGCTATCacagaaataaagttttcgaaaatgtacacttattgatgaaatagagctattttataaaatatagaGATATGTAATATCAagtaattagatgaactaatgactatgacacttttagagacattgcggctTCCTTGCATTAGAATTTTAAGGGTCTTCCTagaaattcttccccagtttggtaAATGATACTTCGGCCTTTTTGTGTGCGGAGAAATCTATCAGAtctgctccggaattttgagaatccttctcaaaatccTGCCCCAGTTACTTAACCGATTTCTGACTATCTGGCATATGATGTCATCGGCTGGACttgctttggaattttgagggtcctcctcaaaattctgccataGTTTCTGGTTCtgaggggaaatgaaaattttattaagatatgactgaacccacagggctgcctacgtatcccctcttaaatgggaatcaggtcaaacatagttcagtTACATTAGGTGAACGAGTGTAAATAATCTAAACAtcatatctcttgactgcgtctgaattgataagttttggccaaacttctccatccatttctgcaagtatgagtgctcctcctgttagcacccggtgaaccatgtaaggaccttaccagttaggagagaatttccctttggcttcatcttgatgcggaaagaTCTTTTTCAACACCAACTGTCCCTGtgcgaattgtcttggtttgacccttttgttgaaagatctggacattctgttctgaaaAGCTACCCATGACATACCGGTTCATTCCTTTCCCGTCTATAAGTGCCAATTGCTTATAacagctccttatccattctgcatcactgagttcagcttcttgtatgatccttaaagaaggaatttctatctCGGCTGGAATAACAGCTTCAGTACCACAAACCAGTAAATAGAGAGTTGCCCCAATTGATGTGCGGACCATAGTGTGGTTACCCCaatagggcaaagggtaacttctcgtgccattgtttgtgattttctaccatcttcttTAGTAACTTCTTGATGCTCTTGTTAGcagcttccacagctccattcatttgaggcatgtatgttgtagagtttttgtgcttgattttgaaggtttcacacatggctttcatcagatcactgttgagattggtggcattatcagtgataatggactcaggaaccccaaatcagcaaacaatacgatccttgacaaagtctgcgatgactttcttggttatagctttgtaggatgcagcctctacccattttgtgaagtaatcgatggccactaaaatgaactgATGCCCGTTTGAAGCGGTGGGCTCGAttggaccaatgacgtccattccccaagcaacaaaaggcaaAGGTGAACTTGTTGCGTTGAGCTCATTAGGTTGTACCcttatcatgtctacatgtacCTGGCATTGGTGGCATTTCTAAACGTACCGGATGCAatccgtttccatggtcatccaaaaatatccatctcttagtatcttcttggctGGAACAAACccgttcatatgtggtccgcaagttCCGGCATGTACCTCCTCAAGTAATCTGGAAGCCTcttttgcgtcaacacaccttaacaaccccagatcaggagttcttctatacagggtcCCTCCGCTTtgaaagaagtgattggacagccTCCGCAGTATGCTTTTCTGAGTATGGTTCACCTGTTacaggtattctccttttgccaaatattcattgatgtcgtggaaccaaggttttccatccgtttcctcttcaacatgagcatagtAAGCTGGTTGATTGTGGATCCTCATCgggatgggatcgatgaaattcttatctgtatgttgtatcattgatgacaaagtggccagtaCGTCTacgaactcattttgaattctaggtacatgtttgaattctatctttgtgaatatTTTCATCAATCCCTacacatgatacaagtatggtagtGTCTTGGTGTTCtttgtagcccattctccttgaacctgatgtaccagaagatccaaaTCGCCGATTACCAacaactcttgtatattcatatcgatggccaaaATGAGaccccatgatgcaagcctcatattctgccatattgttggtacacaGAAACCTAAGCTTTGTAGATATCAGgtaatgttgacctatttctgataccaaCAGTGCTCCAATGCCCACTTCCTTGAAATtggcagctccgtcgaaaaacattctctaaCCGTTGTAGGCctcagcaatgtcctctcctacgaatgatacttcttcatcaggaaaatatgtttttagtgGTTCTTATTCTCCTCCCACATGATTtttagcaagatggtctgccaatgcttgcctTTTGACTGCCTTCtaagttacatagatgatgtcgaactcacttaacaatatctgccatttagctaacttcccggttggcatgggcttctaaaagatgtactttagagggtccatcctggatatgaggtatgtggtataggcacagaagtaatgcctcaatttctgagatGTCTAGGTCAAAGCATAGTAAGAGCGTTCCAGCAAggagtatcgtgcttcataaggtgtgaacttcttactcaagtagtatatggcttgctccgtTCTTTctatctcatcatgttgtcccaaaacatatctgaaagctccatctaatatatatagatagagtagcaaaggtcttcCAGGTGCTGACCGGACCAGGACTGGCAGTGtagacaagtattccttgattttgtcaaaagccttctaaatatcctcggtccaactggtttcagcatctttcctcaacattttgaagatgggttcacatattaccgtggactatgctatgaagcGGTTGATGTAGTTgaggcatcctaggaagctcatcacgtcctttttgctctttggtggtggtaactccaGCATAaccttaactttggacgggtccaactcgattcctcggcGGCTAAcaataaatcccaacaactttcctacgggaaccgcgaatgcacattttgcggggttcagttttagattgtacctccttaacctatcaaagaactttcttaagtctgctatgtgatccgcGGCCCTCTTGTATTTGATGAGTCAACAtgcacctctatttccttgtgtatcatatcatggaagatggttgtcatggctctcatgtaagtggccccagcattctttagactgaatggcatcatcttgtaatagtacactccCCACGATGTAATTAAAGttgttttctctgcgtcttcttcgtccatccaaatctggtgataaactgcgaagcaatctacaaaggattggagttcatgcttggcacaattgtcaattaggatgtgtatatttggcagtggaaaatcatccttgggacttgctctgtttaaatcccgatagtctacacataccctgacctttccatctttcttcggaaccggtacaatgttggctaaataggttgggtactcaactaccctaagGACTTTGACTTTGATTTGCTTAGTGacctcctccttgattttcaggctcatatctagcttgaactttctgagtttctgctttaccgATGGACACATtagattggtaggcaacttatgagccactatatATGTGCttagaccggtcatgtcatcatatgaccatgcaaagatatcctcatattccttcaagaaactaatgtactcttccttctctgacggtgataagtgaatgcttatgcaaGTTTCCTTGACGGTTTCGGTGTCTCCCAAATTAATTGCTTCGTTTTGTCTAGGttagacttaggtttgttctcaaagttctcaacctctctgacaacttcctcaggtatttcatcttcatcttctgagtcactatccttatgttgtgttggctcattacatgtcacagtcatcagTTCATCAgcaaaagtaataataacgctgtaaaaataaaatgtgaaagataatagtgaataataaatagcaatgcattgattaaatttgaaaatatccaaaaacaagtacggctcgatgacccgagatattattttgaaacaaaatgtGTCTTTAAAACAGAAATTACTGAAAATATTTTAAATGCCTAAAGTGGCTAGTAAAACAAGTCGGgctaattgccaagctacccaggagcTCAATGGGCcggggatggtgtggcggtccaattattgagaacagctcccttctccatagtccgaatggtgaggccttcttccttctcctcctcaattatcacaTTACAGTCCATACTctcgtcttctaggaacaagtttctCAACCCAACCAAAGCCTCTTCCTCTGTAGATCCCCATATCGTATCggcctggtgaaaagtctgacccaGATGTGGAACTGGTTGCTCTAGAGgataataaggaccacgccatggtggcgaccagtcatTATATTCCTGTCATGTGTATGGGTACCACAGCCCAAAGGTTGTGCCGTGACGTTTCAACTGTACCGGcttggtaatgccctggagatctttcccaagccctttgttgggttcatacccagaccatgcagTATGTTTTCTATTTTGTTGCTCCACCACTTGTCCTTCTTAATTACATGTTCAATGTAGTGATAAGTTTTGCCACCCAACCTTCTTCTATTTTTGATAACcgggatagtttgactggtgtaaatggggttacttctgtctccatgaatgattatctcctgatggttccattcgaacttcatggCCTGGTGTATCATGGAAGCCACGATCCCAGTAGCATGTATCCAATGTCGACCTAATAGAAGATTGTACGTAGCTGATATGCCTTGTACTTGGAactcgacatcaaaccaagttggccccatctgcaagcaaaggttaatcTCTCCAATTGTGGcactttgagacccatcaaaggctttcacgttcatacttcctgCCCGTATCTCATGTAAATCTTTGCGCAATCTTTTCAtagtagtcaatggacaaatattgaggcttgaacccccatctattaggactctatcaatgaatttgtcttcaaactataccgtgatgtgcagtgccttgttgtgatttaacccttcaggcggtagttcatcttcatggaaggtgatcttgtgactctccagcACTTGCCTTACCATGTTGTCCATCTCTCCACTAGTGATATTGTCGGGCATATAAGCTTCCTTCAACACCTTCATAAGAGCATTCTTATgcacctctgaattttgcaatactGACGGGATGGATATCTGGGCGGGGTCTTGTTTAAATGATCGACGACAGAGTATTCCatcgcctgtactttcctccaaagatcgtctggtcCAGTTTCAATGACAGGTTGTTTAGTAGCAGATTCGTTGCTCGATCTTCCTAAATGTTCGGGCGTATAGATCCTTCCCGTTCTGGTCATTCCTTATGCAGCATCAGATTcatccatctttgcttttccctttcaCCTAGCTTCAgcaacataatcccaaggtatggcgttGGACTTGAAAGGGGGTGTGGTTGCTACTGTCACTATGAAAGGTGTGgctacttctacctcaaatggaacaggtGTGGCTCTAGGTGGTGTTACTTCtgcctcaaatggaactgatgcggttacctcaacctcaactAGCAGTTGTACCTGGACCAAAATAGCATTGAGAGTGACTGCGGGCCTTTTAGGATCATCTCCCTCTTTGATAAGCCCAATTGATCCCTCGTGATCCCACTCctcatcagtttctatcacattgacCCCTTTGCCCCTATAATCTGGAAGAGGATTTTTGCGAACATTGGGTGCCGCTTCcttcgcttgtatgaccttgttatcaatcaacATCTGAATCTTATCTTTTAATGTCCGGCATTCATCAATAGTATGTCCCTTCATACCAGAATGATATGCGCAGGTCTTAttcgggttgacccattgagatgaattctccattgccacagcaggaataggggtgacataaccggcAGCCCTCAACCTTTcgtacaactggtcgatgggttctGCAATGGTAGTGTATTATCTGGCTGGTTTGCAATCTAAATTAGGTCGgggtttctggtaatttggaCGAGTTGGAGGAGAATTATAGTAGACTAGCTaggtgttataagtgtgataggtGGTGGTGAGTTGAGAATATCTAGGAGgaggaggtgtttggtatgtgggtggaggtgtttggtatgtgagcggaggtgtttggtatgtgagcaGAGATTTTgagccttgggccaccattactgcccccacttctttcttctttgatatgccacctgattgcaatgctttgttcgtggcctgcagtgcctcgaaatttttcaccatcccgcttttgataccctcttcaatcctttctccgagtttgatgatatcgaaATTCTCATAATACTGTAGGTCATGTGCCctaacaaagaacttgttcatctgttcctcgtctaatgtcggtctgaccttggctgcttccgacctccaccgagtagcatactcgcagaaagtctcagttggcttcttctttaagttctggatatagaagacatctggtgcattttctgtattaAACTTGAATCGATCTATAAATTCggatgccatgctcacccaattggcccatttcttaggattctggattatgtaccaggacagggcatctccagtaagacttctcataaaaagcttcattaGGATCCATTCATCTTTTCCGACCCCcacgagcttgtcacaataagttctcaagtgaaccttgggatcacccgttctatcaaacatctcaaacttaggaggtttgtaaccctccggtagctacacatctggttgtatgcataaatcctcgtagttcagaccttctatccttttacctccttcaacaccctgaactcgacttgtcagcTTCTTGAGCTCCTCAGCCATGtttttgatgagcaggtccttctcagccgATTCTAgtatataggagattggttgagtggaggGAGGTAGTGTTTCCATGTATATGGGGTTATTTTGGTGTGTGCTAAGGATTTGGGTGTAGTGGtagtcgttggttgagttttgaggatcgggaataggTTGTGGTGTATTCTGGGGAGTATGATAGGTAACGGTTTGTGGGTACtgggttggttgatgatggtgttgtggaggAGTTGGTATCGGTGAAGGATTAGGGTTTTGAGGTGGTGTGGTGTACTGATGGGGtgcaggaggattttgtggacgttggtttggcgtattttgaggaggtgctaggttttgagcattttgttggttaacGTCTGGGACGTTTAAGGTGAGGGCGAGGTTTGCCAAATTATGCACCTACTCAAATTCTCCTTGTaactctagtatcttttgttccaatcgtAAAACCAAGTCATTTTGTGTCGGGGTACTCCAACCGTCTGAAGTTTCAATGTTCTCAGCATTTTCTTTTCGTATACCACTCAAGTCATCTATCTTAGCTTTTCCTATGCTTTTCGGATTACtcagaggaggaggaggtggatggcctctagatctggtgtgatatgttgatgatgccagtataTGCGAACCTatcttaggggatgggaataataaaaaataaagaaaaacaaaaggtaaacaagtcagtaaggattctgaaatgtttgcagtatttaaacacatattgtgggaatgtaaattcgcgtcctaatttgggagcttcattgtgcccgaggtaggcctagcgacaaatagatttggagaattttggTTCCAATAactgcctcatttcattaatgtaaaataGACAAaccccaaaatgacactaaataagataagtcatTAATgttacttggccttattacatttgaaaaagcaAATAAACCTATTCTACTtgatcccagaaggaccttcccaaGGCTGGATGCTCTTGTCAATCAGATCCCCCAGTTCGCGCAGGTTCAGCAGTAAGTATGCCCTtgctaaatgtcctccttcgCTTCCTTctctggcaatcggtgactctcttcctcatctTCCCCTCTaattccatcagactgtactCTAGATACTCCAACCTTTTGTTAGATTTtacagctgtgagcatgtgatgtTTTCCCGatacgaaatactcctataaaattccCCAAAAATaggttttctgttaattatttgcatttctgtgcatgtttaatttttatttaaatcatgaaaaatatcaaaaaaaaaaatatcatgcattgcatttaggatttgtttttacatttttggaattaatcagtaattatttgttttatagaaatttgaaaatcacaaaaatatctcatttttacattttttgtcttttaatttttagtttattgattttccttttttaatttagaattaagtgatgtttaaaaattttataattagttaatttgtttaatttcacattttaggtaatttaggatttttaattattaggatttctaattaaaaaaggaaaaagaaagaaaaagaaaagaaattgaaaataaaagaaaaagaatataagGGAAGTAATTTTCCGGAATTGGACCATTTAATCCCCAAATCAGCCCAAATATTTGCCCAAAATCCAAGCCCAATCCCCACCAAACCCAGTCTAGCCCCGTCTAACACTAAACGACCCCATTTTGGTGGAAATTGATCACAGCCGTTGGATTTTTATCATCCAATGGCTCGGAACTCATATCTCATTTAACATATAACTATCCTAAAGGACTACCCTCCCCCCCATCAGACCCCTCTCCTCACTTCATCTCTCCGCTCTCAAACAACAAACCCTAGCCGTCTCAATACTCCACGTCGTCCCCACCGCAAACCACcgccgaaaatcgcctcacggcggttccggtggtccaatcgcccccaaaataaca
This genomic stretch from Nicotiana sylvestris chromosome 9, ASM39365v2, whole genome shotgun sequence harbors:
- the LOC138878257 gene encoding uncharacterized protein, which codes for MAEELKKLTSRVQGVEGGKRIEEPIDQLYERLRAAGYVTPIPAVAMENSSQWVNPNKTCAYHSGMKGHTIDECRTLKDKIQMLIDNKVIQAKEAAPNVRKNPLPDYRGKGVNVIETDEEWDHEGSIGLIKEGDDPKRPAVTLNAILVQVQLLVEVEVTASVPFEAEVTPPRATPVPFEVEVATPFIVTVATTPPFKSNAIPWDYVAEARRSLEESTGDGILCRRSFKQDPAQISIPSVLQNSEVHKNALMKVLKEAYMPDNITSGEMDNMVRVLIDGGSSLNICPLTTMKRLRKDLHEIRAGSMNVKAFDGSQSATIGEINLCLQMGPTWFDVEFQVQGISATYNLLLGRHWIHATGIVASMIHQAMKFEWNHQEIIIHGDRSNPIYTSQTIPVIKNRRRLGGKTYHYIEHVIKKDKWWSNKIENILHGLGMNPTKGLGKISRALPSRYS